From the Solibacillus sp. FSL R5-0449 genome, one window contains:
- a CDS encoding HAD-IIB family hydrolase encodes MNEKMLTFPYLKPRVLATDLDNTIVSDKIPHTELWDTLALENTSLIYITGRYKQSAIDLIEREQLPKPDILICDVGASIYLGPTYELDQEWAGNIKQEDFEQVKTIAKSIDIARQPIDTPWRLAYFASKMQVQILNQAIKQNDLAVDLIFSSERDVDILPANINKGAALKYVLNKCQYNGEVVVAGDSENDLSLFQLGYPAIAVGNACDAILALSENEHIHYAKGHASAGVKEIWEKLYTPLSQKIQ; translated from the coding sequence ATGAACGAAAAAATGCTTACATTTCCTTACCTTAAACCTCGTGTTTTAGCAACAGATTTAGATAATACGATTGTTAGTGATAAGATTCCGCATACTGAACTGTGGGACACGCTGGCTCTTGAAAATACATCTCTTATATATATTACAGGAAGATATAAACAGTCCGCGATTGATTTAATCGAACGTGAACAACTGCCTAAACCGGACATTTTAATATGTGATGTTGGAGCTTCGATTTACCTTGGTCCCACATATGAGCTTGATCAGGAATGGGCAGGCAACATTAAGCAGGAAGACTTTGAACAGGTTAAAACGATAGCTAAATCCATAGACATTGCCAGACAGCCAATAGACACACCTTGGCGACTGGCCTATTTTGCAAGTAAAATGCAAGTTCAAATACTTAACCAAGCAATCAAGCAAAATGATTTAGCAGTTGACCTTATTTTCAGCAGTGAAAGGGATGTAGATATCCTGCCTGCAAATATTAATAAAGGTGCTGCTCTTAAATATGTACTTAATAAATGTCAATATAATGGAGAGGTTGTTGTAGCCGGGGATTCAGAAAATGATCTCAGTCTTTTCCAGCTCGGTTATCCAGCAATTGCTGTTGGAAATGCATGTGATGCTATATTAGCATTATCGGAAAATGAACATATCCATTATGCAAAGGGACATGCCTCTGCCGGTGTAAAAGAAATATGGGAAAAACTTTACACACCATTATCACAAAAGATTCAATAG